The Candidatus Poribacteria bacterium nucleotide sequence ACTTCACGATGACGTTGCAGAAGGTCGGTTGGGTGAAATTCGGATGGTACACGCCCGGGCGCACTTCAACTGCTGGTCACACGTTATCGACCAAATCCTCTGGACGATGGGCACACCGGAGTGGGTAAGTACTATCGGGGATCCGAAGCAAGACCGCGACTGGGAACGACTGATTCATATCGGTTGGGAAAACGGGGTCATCGGATCCCTGAGCGGCACGAACCTGTGGGGTTACGATGATCATCCGCTTCGGGTGAAAGTCCTTGGCGAAACCTCTTACGCCGAAGCACGCGGTTTAGAGGGTTGGTACTGCCGACGAAAAGCGAATAGTTCAGAACACGAGGAACTCTGGGAAGCCGAAGCCGGAAGTCCAGAGATGCCGGAGTCTTTTAAGCGGATGGCTGACGGTGTGGTCAAAGCGATGCACGCCGACACATCTTTTCCCGCCGACGGTGAAGCCGCGTGGAATGAACTGTTGTTTGAAGCAGCGGTACATCGCTCCGCCTTGCAAAATGGTGCGCGGGTGTTCCTCGCAGATGTGGAAAGCGCAGCGTTTGTCTAACCGAATGTGTAATGGACGCTATTCTTGTAGGGGCAGGTCTTGTGCCTGCCCTTTGTGTTGACATTTTTGTAGGGCAGGTCTTGTGCCTGCCCCTAACCTACCCGTTTAGGCACCACCCCTGACAGCAATCTTAATCGTATCTTTGCCATCTAAGTGATAGTTTTCATGAAGCGCATCAAAACCTTTGGACACATCTTCTAATGGAAGAATGTGGCTGACAAACCCGCCAAAAAGCGAGGCGTGCTTCTCAAGCATTGGGATGGCGCGGAGGAAATGCTTTCTCTCGAACCCCCATCCGGCTTCCAATCGCAGGTTTTTACGCATTAACATCTGGTTCGGATTGCAGTCAAAAGTGCCGACATCTACGAAATGTCCATAGACAACGTAAGTTCCGCTGTACCTGATGTAGTCTAAACCTTCGGGGATAGCGGCGGGAAAGCCGGTGCATTCGTAGACGACATCGGCACCTTCGCCTTGCGACGTATTTTCGCGGACAATTTTTTTCCGTTCTTCCGGGTCTGACACTTCGGCGATGTCAATGGTAAGGTCTGCCCCCAGTCTTTTTGCCATTTCAAGTCTTCCTGGAGGTCCACCAACAGCGATAAGCCTACCTGCGCCAGAAACTCTTGCCCAATTGAGGGCAAGCAGACCGATCGGACCCGTACCTTGAATCACCACTGTATCCCCAAATTCGATCCGTCCACGAGAGACACAGTGTGCCGCACAAGAAGCCGGTTCAGCGAGAACAGCGATTTCTGGGGGTAGATCGGTTCTAAGGAACATATTTGTGTCTGGATTTGAAAGATAGATGTACTCACTGAATCCACCGCGCAGATATGGTGCTTCTTCCGATGGAGAGAAACCGAGTCCGCCACTCGGTGAGAGCGCGATTCTGTCCCCTTCTTTAACCGGGTTCCCAAGGTAGTCTGTTTCGACACCTTCCCCGAGCGTCTCAATCACACCGACATTCTCATGCCCGAGGATAATATCGTGTTTGATATGTCCGAATTCCCAGTTGTGGAGATCGGTGCCACAAATACCACCTAACTCTTGACGGACCAAGACTGTCCCGGGCGCGGGATCGACTATCGGATATTCTCGGACTTCAAAATTTTTGCCACTCATCACGGTGGCGCGTGCGGTTCTGGTGGTTTCCATTGTAAAACTCCTTTATATTTTGACGACTATTTTGCCGAGTTTCTCACCTGTGAAAAGTGCCATAAACGCCTTTGGTGCATTCTCTAAACCTTCTACGATTGTCTCTTCCCACTGTATTTTATCTTCCGCTATCCACTGCCGCATGTCGCGGTAAAATTCAGCGTTGCGTTCCATGAAGTCAGTGACGATAAACCCTTGTAGTCTAATCCGTTTACCGATAGCGGAACTGAGATTGGTCGGACCCGGTGTCGGTTCAATATCGTTATATTGGGAGATCATCCCACACAGCGGAATACGTCCATGCATATTCATCACTGCAAGTGCGGCTTGGAGATGTCTGCCACCGACATTCTCAAAGTATACATCAAGCCCATCTGGGCAGTGTTTCCTGAGTTCGGCTTCCAAATCATCAACATTTTTGTAGTTAAAAGCGGCATCAACGCCTGCTGTCTCCAATAGCCATGCGACTTTCTGGTCAGAGCCAGCACTTGCGACGACTCGGCAGCCTTTAATTTTAGCGATTTGGCAGACGATGGAACCGACGGCACCTGCTGCTGCAGATACAAACACTGTTTCTCCTGCTTTGGGCTGCCCAATCTCCAGAAATCCGAAATAGGCGGTGCGTCCGGGCATACCGACTGCACCTAAAAATGACTGCAGCGGAGCGATTGACAGATCGACAGCAGTTAGGCTTTCTGCTGATGCAACGTAATGATCACGCCACCCTAACATGCCTGTCACATAGTCTCCGACTTGAAACGCATCGCTGTTGGATTGCAGAATCTGACCGGCACATCTGCCTTCCAGGGGTTTGCCGAGTTCAACCCCGCGCATGGCACCGCGCATATATGGGTCTACGGATGTGTAAAGGTTTTGGACTAATACCTCTCCTGCCGCGGGTTCAGGCAGGGATGTCTCCACGAGTTCAAAATCACTTTCCTTTGGCATCCCAACAATCCTGTTCTTAAGACGAATTTGCCGACTTACAACATTCGACATCTTTTCTCCTCTCGATTGGTAACTTGATTTGTCTGATTTGGTATTAATCTAATGATAGCATATTTAAGAAAAAAGTCAAGGTGGGAGGCACTTACCCTCCCAAAATTTGTTTGACTTTTATTTGCAAATGTGGTTTGATTATAGTGAATTATCAAAATGTATAGACAACTCCCCGAACTACTGACCTGAGAACCTACCTTCAATCTAAGGAAAAAAATGAACGATCTCCCCAGCGAGTTTATGAGAACTGATTTTGGGCATGAAGTATACGATGGATGGTACCTTGAACATGCGGGACACAATTTTGAGGCACCAGAATTTATAAAAAAGCATATTCCGTTCTATGAACAGGCACTCCAGTTATCTAAAAATGACAAAATATTAGAGGCAGGCTGCGGAATCGGAAGTTATTCGCGTGAATTTGTCCGGCGCGGCTACCCTGTTGTTGGCATGGACATGTCGCCCAACTTTCTTGCTGAAGCCAAAAGAATTACACAACTCGAAAATTTAGAGATTGAATATGTTTTGGGTGACTACAATGAAATGCGTTTTGAAGAGGCGTTTTCTGTTATTTTCTTTGAAGGCTCGTTTTTCTATAACTCCAGGGAGAGGTTGGTATTGCTCCTAAAACGGATCTATAAAGCACTCACACCTAACGGCAGGCTTTACTTTGTGCATTCAAATCCATCAATGCGAAAGAAGCGATCTCCAATGGAGGATCGGAGTGAGCTTGAGAAAAACGTGTTTGTCCTACAAAAGACAGAATGGGACGAAGATAACGAAGGCGAAAGATGCACTTGGCTGAAAATAGACTTAGGGACGCAGAAACATTACAGATGTGACTTTTTTAATCAGCACCTCCGACCAAACGAAATCAAGAACTGTCTTGCAGGGACGGGATTTACGGATGTCCATTTCTACAAGAAGCGTAGACTCGAAGACTTCCATCCAAAAGACGATGGGTTTTCTGTTGTCGCTAAAAAGTGATAGAACAATTGGGGACAAATATGAAAGTCGAAAAACCGAAAGAGAAATACGATCAATTAATTATTGACGGTTATTGTGTGATTGAGAACGTTTTGAAGGAAGAAATGCTTGCGCGGCTCCGGACGGTGACCGACGAATTGATTGACGCGCAGACAGAAGATGCGCGCGCAGCCCATCGTTCCTCTGGCAGTATGATTAGCGTCTATATGCACCCGTTGTTCGCCGAATTGGTTGCTTATCCACGGGCGTTGCAGGCTCTTGAGGCTTTGGGTTTCTTGAGACCGAAATTCTCATCGGGATACGTCATCAGCAAACCTCCGCAAAGTCCACCGCTATTTTGGCATCAGGATTGGTGGGGGTGGGACGATCCGTGCAGCTATACAGCACTGCCACAACAGTTGTTTCTCATGTACTATCTGGTTGACACAACACCCGACAACGGTTGTCTCCGTGTGATTGGTGGTTCGCACCTCAATCGTCATCCGCTGCACGATATACTCCCCAATGCGCACGGTGAGGCACTGCAGCGCGTGGAAGATGCCGCTCATCCGGCATATCAACAGTTTCCTGGTGAAATTGACATACCTGTGAAAGCAGGGGATTTGGTTATCGGTGATTCTCGACTCCTACACGCTTCGCACGGTAATCAATCAGATGAACGTCGGACGGTGATTACGCTCTGGTATCATCCATTTTTTGCGCTGTTGCCGGCAAGTATGCAAGCACATATCGGCAGACTTCGGCAAAGTTTCGCGTGGTCGGAGGCGGAGTGGGAACGAATCGCCGAACTCGCGCCGATCTGTGATGGCGATGTTGAACCCTTAAAATGGAATCGGAATCCGGGACCTGCATTGAAGTAGTTGAGTTTTGATAGAGACAGAATTCAATTTGAAAAAAGGCTATTTCATGATACACTATACAGTATGTAGGATTTAAGCGCATAATTGTAATGCCTGAACGAAAGGAAGTTTTCCATGCCACAGCCCCCGATTTTTCATTCCTATGCGTTTGGTCAGAAAGAACGAAAAACGTTGGATAGCGATGGTCATTTCGTTCTCCCCGGCTTGCTCACGCCAGATGCACAAGAGAAGTTGACGAACTCACTCTCCCATATCCATGAACTCTCTCGTACGTCGAAAGAAGGACATGAACCCAACCGATTTTCTGCAGAATATGACGATTATCTCGAAAGCCTGATTGCACACCCGCAGATGATTGAACTTGCACGGAAAGTTTTGGGTGAAGATATCCGATACGACCATTGTGTGAGCCTCAATAGACCCGGGGGCAATCGTGGTATTGGATGGCATAGTCACGGATACGCTGATGATAACCCAAGTTTGGGGTTCGTCCGTATCTTCTTCTACGTCAATGGATTTGAACCCGACGATGGTGGGTTAAAGGCTGTTCCTGGAAGCCATCTCTATCGGGATGCAAGGATCCATGCTCCAACAGACGAGGTGCTCCGCGAAGGTTGGCTCGCTGGCAGAAAGCATCCAGAGACTGCGGAACCGCTTGAAATCGAGGCGTTATCCGCACCCTCTGGCACAGTTGCGTTGATGTGGACACATGCCGCACATGCAGTAAGTCCACGAAAACCTGATAGTCATACTCGGTGGTGTATCGTCTACGCCTATCGGAACCCCGGTAGACCTTCCGGTGCCCGCTGGATTACCCCCGAATTTGAACGAAAACCTATTCCCGGCGCAGAAGGATTGATGTCTCTTTATTAGCAAGTCGCGAACCGCGAACAATAATCATGCCACAAAATAAACCCCACATTCTATTCCTCATCAACGATGAACATCGTCCTGATATTCAGCCAATCGAAGGAGACCCGGCAATCCGTATGCCGACGCTTTCTCGGTTTATGGAGGAAGGGACCTACTTCCGTAACGCTTACACACCTTCGCCAATTTGTGTGCCTGCCCGACAGAGTTTCCTTTCAGGACTTTATCCACGTAACTGCGGGAGTCTCAATTTCGGCGATCCGATGCCGACGGAAGTCCGAACGATTCCGGGGCAGCTGGGAAACTATGGATATTACACCTGTTGTGCTGGTAAGATGCACTTCGTCGGAACGGATGTGATGCACGGCTGGCGCGAACGCGTCGGACGCGATATCATTGGTAATAACGGGTATCCGTATCCGGCTGTTAAAGATGAACACCACGCACAGATTGAACCGGAACCAGGGACGGGTATGAAGCAAAACAAGGTGATTCAAGAGATCCGTGATGCCCAACCGGGTTTAGGACAGTGGATGATCCATGACCAATACAATGTGGACGGTGCGCTGCTATTTCTTGAGGAGTATTTCGTCAACGCCTCCTATGATCGTCCGAAAGCAAACCCGCTCTGTATGGCGGTAAGTCTCATAGCACCCCACTATCCGTATCAGTGTCCGATGGATCTATTTACCTACTACATGCAGCGCGTGGAGCCTATCGTTGAAGAGCCGAACGAACAATTTGAATGCGACGATTTTTTTAGGGTTAGGGTCGGCGAAGATGTAACCTATCGTCAGGCACACCGGGCGACCGCTGCCTACTACGGGATGATTGAGTGGATGGATGCCCAATTCAACCGCGTCATTGAGAAACTCGAACATCTGAACGTCTTGGACGATTTTATTATCGTTTTCCTCTCTGACCATGGTGAGATGCTTGGGACGAAAGGCGTATGGGAAAAACAGAGTTTCTTTGAGGCTTCGGCACGGGTGCCGCTCTCTATCTGGTACCCGAAGCGGTTTGGGCGAGAACCAAGAATCGTTGAGCAGAATGTCTCGTTAGTGGATCTGTTTCCGACCCTGTGTGAGTTGGCGGAGATCCCTGCCCCTGATCAACTTGATGGACAGTCGCTCGTGCCGCTGATTGAAGGAAATGCAACCGACTGGCACGATACTGTTTATAGTGAACTCTGGCGTGCCCAAAATGGACCCTCTGTTATGGTCAAAGAGGGCAGCCTAAAGTACTTCCGATTTGACAACAACAAAGGGTGGCCCGAACAGCTCTTTGATCTCTCCAAAGACCCAGATGAACGAAACAATCTGATTGATGTTCCTGCCTACGCCGATGCGCTTGCGAAGCTGCGTGCCAAAGCCGATGCCTTACCTGAACCACGCCGTAAAGATGAGAACAACAGGTTCATTGACCCGCATCGTCCGATTATATCAGAAAAATTAATTGTTCGCGAAAAAACTTGATAAAAATTAGCAGTTTTTTATTTTTATTACGACTTACGCATTAAGTTAGAGTTGTGTTATACTTTAGCCTTATGACGACCCTAAATGTTTCAGAAAAAAGACTCCCGTTATTATCGGATTATTGCCAGTTTCTCTTAGCCAGTTTTCACAACTTTACGCAGACGTATTTTGCGGAGCATACAGACCGATGGAGTCATGACCAACTCAATCGGTTGCTGCGTGAAGAACGTATCTCTGCGGGAGACCTCTGGCGCTCGGTGAAAAATGACATTGAGTTTGACCCCGATGGCTACCTGATCTTTGACGATACCGTTGTGGCAAAACCGTATGCCAAAGCGATTCAAAGCGTTCGTAGACAATGGAGCGGTTCAGAGAAGCGCGTCATTACAGGGATCGGTATCGTCACATGCCGCTATGTCAATCCAAAGACGCAGGCGTATTGGATCATTGATTATCGTATTTATGACAGTGACCGAGATGGTAAAACCAAACTTCAGCATCTTGTAGATATGTTGCGAAATGCCCCCTTCGTCAAACGTCTTGCGTTTCGGAGGGTGCTGATGGATACTTGGTATGCTTC carries:
- a CDS encoding phytanoyl-CoA dioxygenase family protein codes for the protein MKVEKPKEKYDQLIIDGYCVIENVLKEEMLARLRTVTDELIDAQTEDARAAHRSSGSMISVYMHPLFAELVAYPRALQALEALGFLRPKFSSGYVISKPPQSPPLFWHQDWWGWDDPCSYTALPQQLFLMYYLVDTTPDNGCLRVIGGSHLNRHPLHDILPNAHGEALQRVEDAAHPAYQQFPGEIDIPVKAGDLVIGDSRLLHASHGNQSDERRTVITLWYHPFFALLPASMQAHIGRLRQSFAWSEAEWERIAELAPICDGDVEPLKWNRNPGPALK
- a CDS encoding NADP-dependent oxidoreductase; translation: MSNVVSRQIRLKNRIVGMPKESDFELVETSLPEPAAGEVLVQNLYTSVDPYMRGAMRGVELGKPLEGRCAGQILQSNSDAFQVGDYVTGMLGWRDHYVASAESLTAVDLSIAPLQSFLGAVGMPGRTAYFGFLEIGQPKAGETVFVSAAAGAVGSIVCQIAKIKGCRVVASAGSDQKVAWLLETAGVDAAFNYKNVDDLEAELRKHCPDGLDVYFENVGGRHLQAALAVMNMHGRIPLCGMISQYNDIEPTPGPTNLSSAIGKRIRLQGFIVTDFMERNAEFYRDMRQWIAEDKIQWEETIVEGLENAPKAFMALFTGEKLGKIVVKI
- a CDS encoding zinc-binding dehydrogenase; the protein is METTRTARATVMSGKNFEVREYPIVDPAPGTVLVRQELGGICGTDLHNWEFGHIKHDIILGHENVGVIETLGEGVETDYLGNPVKEGDRIALSPSGGLGFSPSEEAPYLRGGFSEYIYLSNPDTNMFLRTDLPPEIAVLAEPASCAAHCVSRGRIEFGDTVVIQGTGPIGLLALNWARVSGAGRLIAVGGPPGRLEMAKRLGADLTIDIAEVSDPEERKKIVRENTSQGEGADVVYECTGFPAAIPEGLDYIRYSGTYVVYGHFVDVGTFDCNPNQMLMRKNLRLEAGWGFERKHFLRAIPMLEKHASLFGGFVSHILPLEDVSKGFDALHENYHLDGKDTIKIAVRGGA
- a CDS encoding Gfo/Idh/MocA family oxidoreductase produces the protein MTRCALISGRGMGLMHGGNFHNHPDAEVVAVCDMDPELLAKAEEQFGVPGYYSIEELLADCDAELVLLIVNETRRIPPLRQLLEAGRNVFTEKPLCGLEGQHRVREPDLAIAAPAISTWRDSGLKFGIDFNYRFMHHFRKLHDDVAEGRLGEIRMVHARAHFNCWSHVIDQILWTMGTPEWVSTIGDPKQDRDWERLIHIGWENGVIGSLSGTNLWGYDDHPLRVKVLGETSYAEARGLEGWYCRRKANSSEHEELWEAEAGSPEMPESFKRMADGVVKAMHADTSFPADGEAAWNELLFEAAVHRSALQNGARVFLADVESAAFV
- a CDS encoding class I SAM-dependent methyltransferase, whose translation is MNDLPSEFMRTDFGHEVYDGWYLEHAGHNFEAPEFIKKHIPFYEQALQLSKNDKILEAGCGIGSYSREFVRRGYPVVGMDMSPNFLAEAKRITQLENLEIEYVLGDYNEMRFEEAFSVIFFEGSFFYNSRERLVLLLKRIYKALTPNGRLYFVHSNPSMRKKRSPMEDRSELEKNVFVLQKTEWDEDNEGERCTWLKIDLGTQKHYRCDFFNQHLRPNEIKNCLAGTGFTDVHFYKKRRLEDFHPKDDGFSVVAKK
- a CDS encoding sulfatase-like hydrolase/transferase; its protein translation is MPQNKPHILFLINDEHRPDIQPIEGDPAIRMPTLSRFMEEGTYFRNAYTPSPICVPARQSFLSGLYPRNCGSLNFGDPMPTEVRTIPGQLGNYGYYTCCAGKMHFVGTDVMHGWRERVGRDIIGNNGYPYPAVKDEHHAQIEPEPGTGMKQNKVIQEIRDAQPGLGQWMIHDQYNVDGALLFLEEYFVNASYDRPKANPLCMAVSLIAPHYPYQCPMDLFTYYMQRVEPIVEEPNEQFECDDFFRVRVGEDVTYRQAHRATAAYYGMIEWMDAQFNRVIEKLEHLNVLDDFIIVFLSDHGEMLGTKGVWEKQSFFEASARVPLSIWYPKRFGREPRIVEQNVSLVDLFPTLCELAEIPAPDQLDGQSLVPLIEGNATDWHDTVYSELWRAQNGPSVMVKEGSLKYFRFDNNKGWPEQLFDLSKDPDERNNLIDVPAYADALAKLRAKADALPEPRRKDENNRFIDPHRPIISEKLIVREKT
- a CDS encoding transposase, with protein sequence MTTLNVSEKRLPLLSDYCQFLLASFHNFTQTYFAEHTDRWSHDQLNRLLREERISAGDLWRSVKNDIEFDPDGYLIFDDTVVAKPYAKAIQSVRRQWSGSEKRVITGIGIVTCRYVNPKTQAYWIIDYRIYDSDRDGKTKLQHLVDMLRNAPFVKRLAFRRVLMDTWYASMKVMKAIEALSKVSYAPVKRSRLVSTSVASGYQRVEALTWTASEVPTGKLVHIRKFPKDHQVKVFRIASASGRTAYIVTNDLSQCDVEATHETCRLPWKIEQLHRELKQPQGSVSVSVASIVPNAIILPIVSGSR
- a CDS encoding phytanoyl-CoA dioxygenase family protein, giving the protein MPQPPIFHSYAFGQKERKTLDSDGHFVLPGLLTPDAQEKLTNSLSHIHELSRTSKEGHEPNRFSAEYDDYLESLIAHPQMIELARKVLGEDIRYDHCVSLNRPGGNRGIGWHSHGYADDNPSLGFVRIFFYVNGFEPDDGGLKAVPGSHLYRDARIHAPTDEVLREGWLAGRKHPETAEPLEIEALSAPSGTVALMWTHAAHAVSPRKPDSHTRWCIVYAYRNPGRPSGARWITPEFERKPIPGAEGLMSLY